Genomic segment of Hydra vulgaris chromosome 08, alternate assembly HydraT2T_AEP:
TTTGGTTTAAATTTCATCATTAGTTATGAGCCTCAAGTTGTCACAGCATAATGATTACATTTAAGTCTATGTTATATCAAAAACCTTTACCTCActgctttattttcttttcatcACTGCTTTCATCTTCTTTACCTCACTGCTTTTATCTTCTTGCCTCACTGTATTCATCTTCTTTTCCTCACTGATTTCATCTTCTCTGCCTTACTGCTTTTATCTTCGTTGCCTCATTGCTTTTATCTTCTTTGCTTCACTGCATACATCTTTTTTCCTCACTGCTTTCATCTTTTTTGCTTCACTGCTTTCATCTTCTTTGCTTCACTTAAGGCACAAAAGAATCTTACTGCAGTTAACAAATCCTAAAACAAGAGGATTAAAACCTCGATTGATTATCAGAAAGTTGTGATATTATaggtttgttaattaaaaacttgaagACTGCTAATAATATTAGAAAGTCTAGTTAAAAGAagatagatttttttaaaaaaagaaccatAGATGGTATTTTCTAGcagaaagaaaaacaaagttcagttaagtatttgttaaatagtttagaagaCAGTTTAGAATAGTTATTATTAGTGATAAGAATGTTTTCTGAGCCAAAGCTGTAGAAGAAAAAACTATAgctgaaaataaacaaagccgTAAAAGGGAAAAATAACTTTAGCAATAGAAGCAGGAGTAATTTGGATGTCTAACAGTGGattaacctgtttttttgagATGACAAAAAGTATGCAgtcattagttttaaaatatagatttgAGTTTTATGTCTAATTAGAGTTGTATTAATGAAttagttctttgcaaataattcCTTGGGAGAAATAATAAGATGAGACTCATGTATAAATATTAGAGTTGACTAAATTAGAgttgaattaataaatattagagTTGACTTTGTCAatgacaatattaaaaaaatttccaaaagtctctagaacctatTTTCTGTGATAAAATTTGAGATTTAGTTCGATTGACTTGATTCAGATCTGGTAATAATTGACCTTAATATACTGATATAAAGATATCTGATTTCAGGAGAGATAAAAAgatttcaagaaataaaaatattaatacttataatTTATACAGTTTCACGAGATTTTCATATTCAAGTGATAATAAGATGAAATGATTGGAAGTAGCAGCTGCACATAAAGGAAAAAACCAAGAGTGGAAACTTGAAGAGAACAAATAAAAGCTTCTTAATCTGTATGAATCCAAAAGATTACATAGATGGTGCAATACCAGAGAGgcaaaaacatcagcccaaggaccatcaggAAGAAACACACTAATAAGATTAAAAAGAAAGACACAaagatcaaaaataatattgttaattctAGTTTTAAGATAGCTGTAAAAAGTGTGATCATATGATCTGATGTAGAAAAAGTatgagtttttaaaagatttgcaaAATAAGAGATTGATTTattggttttgaaaataaaaactgaaagtACTAACTGAGACATTATTTATGTGTAACACTGCACTGGTAATACTCCTATATTTGATAGCTGTTAATGGAATCAGCTTTTTTGAAAAGAGCCTCAAAATTCAAGAAAACCATTCTACAGGTTTTGCCCTTATTAggaggaaagaaaaaaaagttgtataaacaTTACCAGACACAAGCAAAAATTCAAGAGtcaagtcaagaagatccatGGTATATCATTCTTGGAAGGAATCAGTGTAACACAAGTTTACATCTACGCTAGCATATCGGATGAAGAAGTGGTGTGAAGCTAATAAACAGATATTTTCTACTGACCTCTTTTTGTTTactgctatttttattaatttgttaaatgcTTCAAAATTGtgttaatgtttaaaattatttgttaggTTGTTTCAGAGTTGACTCCAAATGCAACAGATGCAAGTCACTACCTAGATTTACTAAAACAAACACCTATTGCTCTTCTGGCTTATTCCAATGGAAATTTATCCACTCAGGTATTTAATGATTTgcgtgtttttttgtttaagtttaaattcaagtttaaaggtaaatttgataaatttgtaAAGAAGCGcgattttaatacaaaattttcttttagtttgaGGATGTTGCATCAACATATTATAACTGTTCCtgtcctttaaaaaaaaaaaactttcacaaAAAGAAATTCTCATGCAAGCACAATacttgcaaaacattttttaatcaagGAAATATATGTACACACTGCCAGTTTTGTTATGGAGTCTGTGAATGCAATTTGTTTATGTCATATCACATTCCAGTTATTCAGGATTCTAGAAATTGCTTATCATATCGtatttcttcatatttttttcaagactCTTATTCTGTATGTTGTTTTAAGTTGTCAGATAATGACTTTTTAAGCTATACTTCTACTAAACTAAATGACAGTTATTCTCAGAAAgagttttcaataacttttataaagaaattgcaaaatttaaatttgcagCAGGCTgcatttaaattacatttagaagctgcttataaaaaaaaattaaaaaacttcaagaaacatcatttgaaaaactacaacaaacatataaaaagttGGAAATGTGGTTCTTCTGCACCctgttgcaattttaaaaatagttcttcTTTAGCAAAATCGTTTAAAGGACTTGCATGCAATACCAATCGAACACTTAGTTTTTATACAATGAActatgataaatataagtttattctGAACAATGTTGGTATACACCATACACCCAGTTTGCTAATTCTTGACGTGTTATTAGAAGAAAGCTTTGTATCCACAAATCTATCATACAATGTTATTggtaaattgttgtttttatttaaaattgttaaattttttatttgattttatttaaaaatgtttctctAGTGCagatatttcataaaaaatgttgtttcattttcttaccAGTTGACTCAATTATGAATTTTACAAATGGTCGACTTCAACAAGATTTTAAAAGCTTAGATCTagagaaagaaaagttacttcaatcGGGAAAAGTTACTGAGTTATTTTCtgattcatttgaaaaatttattttgcaaagtaCTAAggtatagtaaaatatttttttatttgttaacatttattATCAAGATCATAACCAGTTTATAactcaattgtttttttaattatcagacattttaaataaaaattaggttgaccttgtttaaatgatttattaacaaattagttGACATAATggtattattatttctttaaactgcattaaaatcttaaatagtatataatgaGTGTTCACTTGAAATCTGGAATAACATTAAGTGGTCATAACACCgttgaaataatatatttattaatacaaaactGAATGTTTTTCATTCCTAATAACAAgattgtttttaacattaaacaattataattattataattaatatcatgactattttatatacttgtttaaaatgccaaaaaaaatgaaaacatttttaaacttaattgtacaagtaatttacaaaatgaatttttaatgcgCAATCAAAAAGTCGATCataacaaatatttgaaaaatataatatctgACGACTCAAGTTATTCAAATTAGTTTAACATCTGATCATCATGACTCATGTGATGACTTATGACAAATGTGATGACTTATCATGTGATGACTTATGACAAATGACTCTATCTTATATAAAcacacttataaaaaaaaattatttataaaataatcttatacaaacataaaattttacttataaaaatgaaattataaaataatcgaagtttttaaatgtgttaTGTTTTAGAATgtgtttgttatgttttatgcaGCATGGTGTGCTATATGTAAAACTGTTAACCTGCAATTTTTGAAGCTTGCTCACACTTACAAAAGATCAGATATTGTTTTTGCTAGGTAATGCTGCATGTAATTTTTAGTTTAGacacgtttaaaatatttttgcataataaagaaccttttaatttttagaattgaTGGAGATAAAAATCCTCTTCCATGGCATTATACATCAAGTCGCTATCCATCATTTATACTCTTTCCACAACATAGGTATTATATTTGTGTTTATATCTCGAATTACATGAGATTAAAAACAGATTAAAGAGTAAAATAACTTGACAGACTTTCTTAGTTCTTATTATTTACAGAAAGTTTTTAGTGTTATGAAATATTTCCtatgtttttttgtgtaaaaacaTATACTATTTACAGGGAAGAGTTGTTTTTCCCTTTTAGGTTCTTTAATACAAGTATTTGCTAAGCAAATGCTTTACAAGAGTATTTGCACCTAAATTATCATGGATATTCTTGTCAAACTGATTTTGGggatacatatacacacatacataaacttCTTGTGTttgtatctaaaatattttaacttttgtcttTAGAAAAGTTGATTCAATACATTATGGCGATGATTTGGATTTTTCATCACAAAACtttgtaatgtttttagaaaaatatttgaattaaatataatttatgacatatgtttgtttttaatgtattttgtcCTCTTTTGGTTCAACTATAACACTCtttctttttaacttaaaaaaatttttttttaagtttgtttaaaatattttgaaataaaaatctatagttttatatttaccATGCAGCACTGTTTCTGCAATACCATGAAGCACTGTTTCTGCAATAATACATCCacataacaaaaagaaataaaacttttgtataatgaaataaaatccaAGTTCATAATAAACctgtgtttttaaaagttatttaaaccttaaaagaagttttttttattaaaggtaTAATAGTTATACAataaatttgcataaattatgcaattaattgcattattaaataatttaggtGGAAAAGAGGTATATGACACCAGTGTGTGTTTtatcagaaaaaagaaaataaggaaactagttttagttattaattgtTATCATTATATATTTGCTATTATTGCAAATAGTGAAGTATTTAAAGACTCTGTAGTTAAggcaattaaatattataacatcTGTATGATATTTcgttgactacgacatatttccgttaaatgatcagatctgtgaattatgaaaagactaaaaaaatgaaaatgataaattttgcagtatcataaacataaatgtttgtAGTGAAAATACCCAGaccaaagattctttttttttaaaaaaaaatctttatatccCAATCACTTGCCCAAATTTGAATAAggttttaagtaaatatattttttaggtaaaatgaacatcttagtttaataatatgatttgTTCTGATCGTTTCTTGGcagtttttcttaattataaactCTTTCTTGGTCagagttctatttttttttgtgaaaattgaaagaaatgTTTTACTTGACAACTATATCTAGTTAATATACGTTAGTACCAATTAGGCactttttcaaaagcttttaaCTTAGTTCGTGTTAGCATTGATGAGCGAAATTGATCTTTAGACTCCAAAATgatgttctttagattcactattaggattagtaaaaaggttttgaaaattacatttaaaaaagaaaagtttctttttattttaaaaaaaacctgaagcaaaaaaaaattataacatctaAAGCTCCTGTTCGGACATAATACACTgataaaatcatgctaatttcaagtaaaagaattcaaataatttgtaattgttttaactaCACCAAGGAGTGGGTCATTTTGATATAAGTTCTATACAAGATAAAGCTAGATGgcatctgtgtgtgtgtgtttacaTGTTTGTATgcgtgtgtgtgtttgtatgtatgtatcagCCCTAGAATTAGAGTCAGCATTTGGCAATTCCAACCTAACAGCCAACCTCGTTTCCATATTTTGTGGTAAGCCCTTTGTGTCAAATtatttttgccaacctgatgctagcctctaacagtttgaggttggcaatttttttcttattttacttggGCTTGACAATTTGATCTAGTcctttaatgtatatttttgcattttttaaaaatttacatatttactATTATCGCAAACATATAGTGAACTATTTAAAGAATGGGCACATGTCATTGTCAAGTTACTGATGAAATAGATAGCATCGTCTGTCTTCTTGTATCAAAATCTCTTTACCAGTGGCATGCACCCCTTTTTAGTGGAAAAGTAAACTatcaaattatgtaaaattatgtAAAGTTATGTTTTATAAGTTCCAATGGCTTTTACATGTAGCACTGTTACATATTGTAGCACTATATAGCACATATTGTTTAGGTAGCACTGTTTAGGTGTTTGCAAACTACAGCTTTACTtgacaacttttaaaaagactGCATTggctttaaaatatattctttctagtatttttcagttgtaactAACTTGTAATATAGTTATTGTATAATTATCTATTAGTAtctattttcattttaacataattatatttttttgttattacttttatataattatcaCTTAAGCATAATTATGcagaaaaataattgttaaataattcagAAATATAAGCTTAAATGTCCATTCgttgtttattatattgtaaaagatttttaaaaatttggttaGGTAGTCCTATCTTTAATTTGGTTAGGTGGTCTTATCTTTAATTTTggctttaattaattttttttttttttaatttgattttctagcttttctttatataatatatgctATGAAATAAGGAATATATGCTATGAGGAATGTTTGATGATAAAGATTGTTATAAATTACACATATGATCCTGTTTGTAAAGATTACTCGTTGGTCATGGAGGCCagttcaatactttttaaaaaaacgtaatgCACACGAAACCAAAACTGCAACACTTTACATACATGTAAGtaatatataatcatattattattaggtaatatataatcatataatattttttataatataattataattataatttttataatataaatataattataattaatttttataatataattataattataattttttataatataattataatttttataatataattataatttttataatataattattattaggtAATATataatccccaccacgtccctggtagtaccgcgctcaacttgtttctccgcgcagcggccttgttcgtcgaggttcgtgtttcggagttatagagttgagagagggttataaccactattaagtagcctcctcatctgtagtggccttctaggccttgaggaggtgaataacaaaaaaaaaaatatatcatgtaTTAGGGTGTCCCGTTTTTAGGGTCACATTTTATTTTGACTGCTCCTAGCATTTTTCTGTTGTGTATATGTTAGAAAATGAGATCTGTAAAGTTTTAGAGCTCTAACTTTATTTTTGTGACTACACAAGCCACCTTAAGTTTCAAAAATCATGATTTTTGGGTGAAAAAAGTCTATTTTTAAAGTGCTTGCGTAATCACAGTTTGAAAGATACAGGCTAATCTTATGTTGAACCATGTACTATTAACCCTCATTAGTTAGATAAAAATTGGGAGCAGTTTGAATAAAACCGTTAGTTAGGTTTGAAGTAAGTTCAAAGATACGCAGTTGACAAATTTACCCGTTTTTATGCGGTTTGACACACTTGACTAAGTCAAACAAAATACTGATCTAATCATTATGACATGGGTCTAAATCGATTTCCGAACCCTTTTCACACCTAATTAGACCAACGAAAATCCAACATTGGttgaaaaatgttaaagttatgtatatttttccaaattattCATTCCTGAAGTGACAAGATttgaaatatgtaaaaatgcCAATAATATTGTGTGTTATATAAATTAGGGAGGGGGAGGGGTGGGGAAATACTACAATCTAAATGTGATGAACAAATTCTGACCTGGGGTTTTGGGAAGGGGGTTATTTGGAACAATGCATTTCCTCTGCAAGGGTTGGGGCCTGGGGGTTAGTTGCAACGGTAATCCTTCAGTTAGGtggtgtaaaataaaattattattttgctttctTGCATTGTCTCAAAAACGTCTGAAacgttttaaaagcaaaataataattttattttacgtcGCTTAACTGAAGGGTTACCAAAAATTCTTCAAAGTAGTGATAGAACACTATTATTGGAACTTTGagaaactttatctttttaagtGAAAGAACTCTTTATAATTCTGTAAGTGATAGGACACTTTTATAAACTTCTGTCTATTATAGTTGTTATTTGACTTTAGTGCAGAGAGTAAACTTAATTAAACAGAATGGCTAAAAccagaaaaaagaaagaaatatttcTTCTTAACAGCTTAAGTAACAAGTTGAATGACAATTAACTCCCTACTAACAAAGACATTTTGGAGCATTACTATTTTTGAAAGTCTGAAGCCCTTCTCTGCTGTGAATTTCTCTCATGATTTCAGGCTCATTTGTGAGGAAAATTGTGAGTGTTTGGTTAAAAAGGTCACCACTATTTATGAAAAAGCTGGAATTCCAACATCCAGAGTGGACAAAGTACAGAAGAAAATGAGTGAATTGCTAGCCAAgcacaaaaaattgatttctctTCAAAAAAGGCAAAACACTAAAGAAGGAGAAAAGAGaataattttcaaagaaaatattttgcctgttctttttgatgttatgcCCATCACAATGTGATACAAATATTAGAGAAAGATAAGAAAAGATCTCAGATAGACAAGGCAGAAGATATCATTTTCATAAATGATCAAAAAGAAGTTGCAGTAAAATGAACATTGGGAAGAAAGATAGAAAGTATATTTATTCTGCTCAAAGATCTCAACAGGCAAGAGTACAACCATCTACATGTCAAAATCTACAACCATCTACATGTTAAAATCCAATATACACAGAATTGGTAGAAAGGTTATACAGGAAGCAGCAGAAGAAGCCAAGGAAGCTTTAAGAGCAAAAGCAGGATCAAACATGATTCTTCATTATGATGGAAAGCTAGTCAAAGAGTATACTGATGGAAAGAAACTCAAAAGAGAGCGCTTAGCATTGAGTGTAACTTGCGATGGAGAACATTTTTTGCTTGGAGTACCTCCTGTCACTGATTCTACTAGAGCTTGTCAGACTGAGAAGGTTATTGAGATTTTAGAAGAAAACTCAGTCAAAGAAAGAGGagtaaatttaaagttaaacatcTATCTTGGAAGACCTATTATGCATATTGCTTGCAAACATCATGTCTATGAGTGTCATATTAAGAATGTTGCAAAGCACTTCAGGACAAACTCAGGTCCAGATAATCAACTCTTCAAGAAACTGTTGGATGAGTTTTCTCTTATTCAGATTGATCAAAATAAACTTTGCAAATTCAAATATGGAGTAAATCAACAACTTGATTTACTCCATATTTGAATAGTAATGCTGCTAGAGTATCCCTAGAAATCATCACAAAGTTGTTGGATGAAGACAAAATACCCAGAGGTGTTTATTGGGAGCTATCAGAAAGTGTTCAATTCTATTTATCCCCAGAGATTGATCAACTGACAGTTCAACAGCCTGGAGCAATTCATCATGCAAGATTTATGGCACAGGCTATATATTACATGAAGCTGCAAATTCTGAGCCAAATGACAGATATTGTTTTCACAGCTTTAAAAATAGAAGTTGAGGCCATCTCTGAGTTTGTAGAATTGTATTATGCAAAGTGGTTCTTAACCTCGCCTCAGACTGAAATTTGTTCAATTCATGACATAGAAGCAATCTGGGAGATGAAGTCATACGTGAAGAGCAGACCTAATGTTGCAGCCAAATGTCTTGATAGCATTGCAAATCATACATGGTATCTTCATCCATCTTTGATCCCATTTAGTTTACTGGATCCTGGAGTGTCAGATGAGGAAAAGACTGAAATTGCTGAAAGAATCCTGATGATAAATAATTCAAAGGAAAAGGATCCTCTGTCATTTATGTATAAGAAGTTTAATGTACCAGGTTTCATCGACAAAGAAGGAGAGAGGCCCAGCTTGTCTGAGTTTGTTGATTCAGAATCCATTTTGATATTTAACATCTTAAAAATGGGTAGCCAGCAGCTTGAATGGTTGAAGATTTTACCTAGTATGTGAAGCAGATAGTCTGGCTAC
This window contains:
- the LOC100198903 gene encoding thioredoxin domain-containing protein 11 isoform X4 produces the protein MIKMHDSENKLLVNDEFKESKLVWSKIWIDCVMTCAMKCSYYTVPNFKSIYYTSKVIIMATSCIVCLVSLGWWLWLYSSFLISYKWKVDGLFPLNSSVVDIKDGSMHKLFKIVRNKPINMVIFYTPWSGASIASVKELSAASQFLTSPTVGFISINCWEGTCRKVFTSFYFPRIFLYHTSITPIEYLFEIDLFNIIDFIQSAVRPWLYIGNEQQLTSFLKSDNHVVSFMDKSFIENGNRYTAFFRASVRLINRVNKPKIGLITDPELAALAKLNFHGQICSSGFLRNRKCYPSSGVYTVDDIVHWVSVNIKQVVSELTPNATDASHYLDLLKQTPIALLAYSNGNLSTQFEDVASTYYNCSCPLKKKNFHKKKFSCKHNTCKTFFNQGNICTHCQFCYGVCECNLFMSYHIPVIQDSRNCLSYRISSYFFQDSYSVCCFKLSDNDFLSYTSTKLNDSYSQKEFSITFIKKLQNLNLQQAAFKLHLEAAYKKKLKNFKKHHLKNYNKHIKSWKCGSSAPCCNFKNSSSLAKSFKGLACNTNRTLSFYTMNYDKYKFILNNVGIHHTPSLLILDVLLEESFVSTNLSYNVIVDSIMNFTNGRLQQDFKSLDLEKEKLLQSGKVTELFSDSFEKFILQSTKNVFVMFYAAWCAICKTVNLQFLKLAHTYKRSDIVFARIDGDKNPLPWHYTSSRYPSFILFPQHRKVDSIHYGDDLDFSSQNFVMFLEKYLN
- the LOC100198903 gene encoding thioredoxin domain-containing protein 11 isoform X3, translated to MYCCISTLIRQEYKQVKSGLFWITAIKSSVIKLINKLVWSKIWIDCVMTCAMKCSYYTVPNFKSIYYTSKVIIMATSCIVCLVSLGWWLWLYSSFLISYKWKVDGLFPLNSSVVDIKDGSMHKLFKIVRNKPINMVIFYTPWSGASIASVKELSAASQFLTSPTVGFISINCWEGTCRKVFTSFYFPRIFLYHTSITPIEYLFEIDLFNIIDFIQSAVRPWLYIGNEQQLTSFLKSDNHVVSFMDKSFIENGNRYTAFFRASVRLINRVNKPKIGLITDPELAALAKLNFHGQICSSGFLRNRKCYPSSGVYTVDDIVHWVSVNIKQVVSELTPNATDASHYLDLLKQTPIALLAYSNGNLSTQFEDVASTYYNCSCPLKKKNFHKKKFSCKHNTCKTFFNQGNICTHCQFCYGVCECNLFMSYHIPVIQDSRNCLSYRISSYFFQDSYSVCCFKLSDNDFLSYTSTKLNDSYSQKEFSITFIKKLQNLNLQQAAFKLHLEAAYKKKLKNFKKHHLKNYNKHIKSWKCGSSAPCCNFKNSSSLAKSFKGLACNTNRTLSFYTMNYDKYKFILNNVGIHHTPSLLILDVLLEESFVSTNLSYNVIVDSIMNFTNGRLQQDFKSLDLEKEKLLQSGKVTELFSDSFEKFILQSTKNVFVMFYAAWCAICKTVNLQFLKLAHTYKRSDIVFARIDGDKNPLPWHYTSSRYPSFILFPQHRKVDSIHYGDDLDFSSQNFVMFLEKYLN
- the LOC100198903 gene encoding thioredoxin domain-containing protein 11 isoform X5, with protein sequence MTCAMKCSYYTVPNFKSIYYTSKVIIMATSCIVCLVSLGWWLWLYSSFLISYKWKVDGLFPLNSSVVDIKDGSMHKLFKIVRNKPINMVIFYTPWSGASIASVKELSAASQFLTSPTVGFISINCWEGTCRKVFTSFYFPRIFLYHTSITPIEYLFEIDLFNIIDFIQSAVRPWLYIGNEQQLTSFLKSDNHVVSFMDKSFIENGNRYTAFFRASVRLINRVNKPKIGLITDPELAALAKLNFHGQICSSGFLRNRKCYPSSGVYTVDDIVHWVSVNIKQVVSELTPNATDASHYLDLLKQTPIALLAYSNGNLSTQFEDVASTYYNCSCPLKKKNFHKKKFSCKHNTCKTFFNQGNICTHCQFCYGVCECNLFMSYHIPVIQDSRNCLSYRISSYFFQDSYSVCCFKLSDNDFLSYTSTKLNDSYSQKEFSITFIKKLQNLNLQQAAFKLHLEAAYKKKLKNFKKHHLKNYNKHIKSWKCGSSAPCCNFKNSSSLAKSFKGLACNTNRTLSFYTMNYDKYKFILNNVGIHHTPSLLILDVLLEESFVSTNLSYNVIVDSIMNFTNGRLQQDFKSLDLEKEKLLQSGKVTELFSDSFEKFILQSTKNVFVMFYAAWCAICKTVNLQFLKLAHTYKRSDIVFARIDGDKNPLPWHYTSSRYPSFILFPQHRKVDSIHYGDDLDFSSQNFVMFLEKYLN